DNA sequence from the bacterium genome:
GTGCGACCCGGCCGATTACCCGGTCGTCCTGGAGGAGATAAACGCGGGCGGAGTGACCCTCGAACGCAGGCGCGACCTGGCGGCCAAGGTCTTCGCCCACACCGCGACCTACGACGCGGCCATAACCGGCTACCTGACCCGCGGGGAGGGGCTCCCCGAGCTCTACATCGCGGCATACCGCAAGGGGCGCGAGCTGCGCTACGGCGAGAACCCGCACCAGCCCGCGGCGATTTACGTGCCCCTCGCGGGCGGCGGGGGGCTTGCATCGGCCGAGCCGCTCTCGGGAAAGGCCCTGAGCTTCAACAACTACTGGGACATCGCCTCGGCGTGGAACGCCGTGTGCGACTTCTCCTCACCCGCGGCGACCGTCGTCAAGCACACCAACCCCTGCGGCCTGGCCGAGGCCTCCACCCTGGAGCGGGCCTACGAGCTGGCCCTCGAGGGCGACCCCCTGTCGGCCTTCGGCTCCGTCGTCGCCCTCAACCGCACCGTGGACCAGAAAACCGCGGAGCTCATCCACGACACCCGCTTCATCGAGTGCGCCGTGGCATCGGACTACGCTCCCGGCGTTCTCGAACTGTTGACGAAGAAATCCCAGCGCCGCTTCATCGCCCTGGGGACGCCCGAGCCGCCCACCGGGCTCGAGGGGCGCTTCATCCCCGGCGGACTGCTCCTCCAAGGGGTGGACGACGAGTGGTCCAGCGAGGAGCGCGTGGTGACGAAGCGGGCCCCGACCGAGGAGGAGTGGACGGCGCTGCGGTTCGCCTGGCGCGCGGTCAAACACGTCAAGAGCAACGCCGTCGTCCTGGCCTGCCGGGAAAAAGACGGCGCGTGCTGGCTGGTCGGTGTGGGCGCCGGGCAGATGAGCCGCGTGGATTCGGCCATCATCGCGGTGCGCAAGGCCGAGAGGCGGACCCGGGGCTCCGTGGCCGCTTCGGACGCCTTCTTCCCCATGCCCGACGGCGTGGAGGCCCTGACGTCGGCGGGCGTTACCGCCATCATCCAACCCGGCGGCTCCAAGGGCGACGAGGCGGCCATCGAAGTTGCGGACAGGGCCGGCGCGGCGATGGTCTTCACCGGCACGCGCCATTTCAGGCATTAAAAAAACAACGTAGGGGCGGGTCTCCTGACCCGCCCGCGAGGCGACCGGTAGGACGAGTCCTCCACGGTCGCACCTACGAGGCGACACATGCGCGTCTTCATCGTCGGCGGCGGCGGACGTGAGCACGCCCTGGCCTGGGGGGTATCCCGTTCCCCCAGGCTCGAAAAGCTCTACGCCTACCCCGGAAATGCGGGCATCGCCGGCATCGCCGAGATTCCGCCCCTCCCCGGCGATGAAATCGGCACCCTGGTTGACTTCGCCCGCGGGGCGGCCATAGACCTCACCATCGTCGGGCCCGAGGCCCCCCTCGACGGCGGCATCGTGGACGAGTTCGGGCGTGCCGGGCTCACCATCTTCGGTCCCACCCTGGCGGCCGCGCGCATCGAGTCCTCCAAGGCCTTCGCCAAGGAGCTCATGGCGTCCGTCGGGGTGCCCACGGCGCCCTTCGGCGTCTTCGACGATTTCAACGCCGCCTGGAAATACGGCACCACGCACCGACTGCCCCTGGTGGTGAAGGCCGACGGGCTGGCCGGGGGTAAGGGCGCGCTCATCTGCGAGACGCCCGCCAAGCTCGAAAAGGCCCTGGACGCCATGCTACACACCGGAGCCTTCGGACAGGCCGGGAAGACCGTCGTCATCGAGGAGTTCCTGCACGGCGAGGAGGTATCGCTCTTCGTGCTGGCCGACGGGGGCGGGGGGACCTGCGTGCTCGCCAGCGCACAGGATTACAAGCGCATCGGTGAGGGCGACACCGGCCCGAACACGGGGGGGATGGGGGCCTATTCGCCGGTGTCCATCGTGACCGACGAGCTGGTGGAGCATGTCATGCGGACGGTGGTGGAGCCGACGCTGGAGGGTATGACGGCGGTGGGGCACACCTTCGCCGGGATGCTCTACGCCGGGTTGATGCTGACGGAGAACGGGCCGCGCATCATCGAGTACAACTGCCGCTTCGGCGACCCGGAAACCCAGGCCATCGTCCCCCGGGTGGCCGACGACCTCTTGATGCTCATCTACGCAGCCGCCACGGGGCACCTGCCCGTGAAGCAGGTGAACCTGACCAAGAAGAAGGCGGCCTGCGTCGTCCTGGCCAGCGAGGGTTACCCGGGGCACATCCAGACCGGGCACGAGATTGCGGGCATCGGCCGGGACGATTACGCCAGCGTCGTCTTCCACTCCGGGACGCGGGTGAGCAAGGGGAAGACCGTCACCAACGGGGGGCGCGTGCTCGGGGTGACCGGCATGGGAGCCACCATCCGGGCCGCGGTGCACAACGCCTACAAGCGGGCGGAGAAGATCCGGTTCAAGGGGAAGACCCTGCGGAAGGACATCGCCTGGCACGAGCTGGAGCGGTTGACGAACTCGTCGGGCTAGGGGAGAACCCTCGGAGGTGCGTTGAGCGGAAAAAACGAGAAAAGGGTGGCCGTGCTCCTGGGCTCGGCCTCGGACAAACCGGTGATGGACGCCGCCTTCGAGATTCTCACCGAATTCGGCGTCGGATTCACCGGACGCGTGCTCTCGGCCCACCGCACGCCCGCAGAGGTCATCCGATTCGTTCGGGAGGCGGAGGCCGGGGGCGTCGAGGTCTTCATCTGCGGGGCGGGGATGGCGGCCCATCTGGCGGGAACGGTGGCCGCTCACACGACGAAACCGGTCCTGGCCGTCCCCCTGGAGTCCGGCGGCCTGGGGGGACTGGACGCGCTTCTGGCCAGCGTCCAGATGCCGGGGGGGATTCCGGTGGCCGTCTTCGCCCTGGGGCGGGCCGGGGCGGAGAACGCCGCCCTCTTCGCCATCGGGTGCCTGGCCCTGTCGGATAAAGAACTGGCGTCCAGGCTCGCCGAACACCGCGAAGCCCAGCGGGAGAAGGTCCGGCGGGACGACGGGGAACTACAACGAGAGCTGGGCGATGGAAAATAAACTCATGCCCCTCGAACCGGAAGAAAAGCGGTTGAGCTCCGATGAGCTCACCCCCCGGCGCATCGTGACCGAGCTGGACCGCTATATCGTGGGTCAGGACGACGCCAAGCGCTCGGTGGCGGTGTCCCTGCGGAACCGCTGGCGGCGGCTCCAGCTCCCGCCCGAGATCGCCTTCGAGATAACGCCCAAAAACATCATCCTCATCGGCCCCACCGGGGTGGGCAAGACGGAGATAGCCCGCCGGCTGGCCCGCCTGGTCGGCGCCCCCTTCGTCAAGGTGGAGGCCTCCAAGTTCACCGAGGTCGGCTACGTGGGCCGGGACGTGGAGTCCATCATCCGCGACCTGACCGATATAGCGATGAACATGGTCCGCGAGGAGGAGCGCGCCCGCGTCGCAGAGCTGGCCGAAAAACGGGCCGAGGAGAAGCTTCTCGAGCTGCTCCTGCCCCGACCGCCCGTGCTGCCCGGTCCGGGAGCGTCCGAGGAAGAGCGCAAGGAATACGAGGAGGCCCTGGCCCACCACGAGCGCAGCGTGGAAAAGTTACGTGGGCTTCTGGCGGCCGGGGAGCTTGAGGACCGCGAGGTGGACGTCCAAGTGTCGAGTTCGGACAACCCGGTGCTGAGCGCCTTCTCCGGCGCGGGCCTGGAGGGCATGGGGCTCGACCTGGGCGACATGCTCTCGGGCCTCTTTCCCAAGAAGAAAAAGCGCGTCCGGTTGAAGGTCTCCGAGGCCCGCCGCGCCCTGGTGAACGAGGAAGCCGAACGCCTCATGGACCAGGAGAAGGTCACCCGAGAGGCCCTGGCCCGTACCGAGACCACCGGCATAGTCTTCCTGGACGAGCTGGACAAAATCGTCGCGGGCGGGACGATTCACGGCCCCGACGTGTCCCGGGAGGGCGTCCAGCGCGACCTCCTTCCCCTCGTGGAAGGCACGACGGTCAAAACCAAGTACGGCCTGGTCTCCACGGACCACATTCTTTTCATCGCGGCCGGGGCCTTCCACCAGAAAAAGCCGTCGGACCTCATGCCCGAGCTCCAGGGCCGCTTCCCCATCCGGGTAAAGCTGCACTCCCTGACGAAGGAGGACTTCACCCGCATCCTCACCGAGCCGAAGAACGCGCTGGTGAAGCAGTACCAGTCGCTTCTCGGCACGGAACGCCTCCGGCTGGAGTTCGCTCCCGGCGCCGTCGAGCGCTTGGCCGAGCTCGCCGAGTACATCAACACCCACACCCAGGACATCGGCGCCCGAAGGCTCCACACCGTCCTCGAGGCCCTGCTCGAGGAAGCCTCCTTCGAGGCCGCCGACTTGGATCGGGAGCAGAAGCTCATCGTCACGCGGGAGTACATTGACGAGAAGCTGGAGAGCCTCGCCAAGGACGAGGACCTCTCCCGGTACATCCTCTAGCTCCGGCCCTAGGCTCGCCTACGGGGCGGGGTGGGCGTTTCCACCAGTTTTCTCCGGGATCCGTGGTTTTTCACCGATCCCCCTAGCGAGGTTTTCGATGAACCATTACAGTCTCAACCGCTACGGGCTGCTCGCCATGATCGTTCCGGGCGCCCTGGCCGTGCTGGCGACATGGAGGGTGGAGATCAACCTCTTCTCCCTGTTCGGGGTGCGCGGATTCAGCCTTACCGGCGCGCTGGTGTTCCTCGTCCTGGCACTGACCGCGGGGCTTCTGTTGTCCACCGTCTTCGGCTGGTTCGGCCGGCTGGTCCAGCGGTCCTTCTTCGGACGGATACCGGGCAGCTTTTTCCTGGAACGCGCGAGCCGCGAGGCGGGGCTGTTGAGGGTGAAACTGGCTCATGGCGCCGGGCATTCCCTCGACCGCAACTTTCCCCAGAGTTTCGCCAACGCCTTCCGCACCTACTTCAAGTACGAAACCGCCAACGACGAGCTGCGCGACAGGCTGTGCCTGTCGGCCCTGGCCGAGCACTCCGCCGAGGTCCACCGCCGTCTGGAACGGCTGGAGGCGGGTGGGCAGATGCGGATGAACCTCGCCGGCCTGTTCCTCCTCTACGCGCTAGGCCGGCTGGCGTGGATTCTCTCGTCGGGGTTGGCCTTCACCCCACTGCGCATCGTGGAATTGGCGCTATCCCTCCTGTTGTTCCTCGGCTTCGTCTGGAGCTACCTGAGCCTGGTCGGCGTCTACTACCACGAGCTCTACCTGGCCTTCTTCGCCCTGACCGTGGATGAAAACGTTGACCGGCCGCACGTCCGGCTCCAGACCCGCGCGGACGACCGTCCCCGGCAGAGGCACCGCCGGAGAAAGCCGGACTCGGGCGGTGGCGACCGTTCCTCGGGAGGTGGTAATCGTTCCTCGGGCGGGGGCGACCGTTCCTCGGGAGGTGGTAATCGTTCCTCGGGCGGCAGGGATCGTTCCTCCGGCGGGGGTGATCGTTCCTCCGACGGTAGAGACCGACCCCCGGGTGGGGGTCAACCACCCCGCGAGGGTTGATAAACGAAGAGGGGCCCGGCGCCCCTCTTCTTTTTTAAACGGATACGGCGGCCCGCGGGCGGGTCTGGAGACCCGCCCCTACGTCATCGCAACTTTGGGTGAGGATCGGCGTGGTCTCCCTCTCCCTGTGGGAGAGGCCCGCCTCCGGGCTGGGGTGAGGATTGAGATTGGTGTAGCAGATAGCGCGGCGGCCCGCAGAGGGGCCGCCCTACGTCATCGCAACGAGATGCGGGTCGGGGTGAGGGGTAAAAAACGGGCGGGTGTGGACACCCGCCCCTACGTCATTTATCGCAACATTGTCGGCCTACCGCGACGGCGTTACGAGCTGCCCCACCTCCATCCGCTCCAACCTCCCACCGGGCGGCCGCCAGAGTAGCTCCACCTTCAGCCTAAAGAAACCGGTCGGGAGGTCGAAGTCCCCGGGGACGAGCCCCGACTCGGCCAGGACTTCCGCCAGCCGCTCCCCCTCGAGGTCGGGCTCGAGCTCCGCCGAGAGCACCCACCAGCGCCGGGTGTAGAGCCCTTCGGGCGAGTCGGAGTAGGGCGCCAGCCGCGCCCCGCGGGCGAGCTCCGTCGGATCCAGCGCCGCCAGGGAATCCAGCCGCTCCTTGGCGTAGAGCGCCGCCCGACCGGCCATCCCCCCCGCGGCCACCCCCTCCTCGGCCCCGGGGATGGCCAAAAGAATCCCCGTCACGCCGATCAACAGGATGGCGCTGGCGATGAGCATCTCGATGAGGGAAAAACCGGTCTGACTGGTGGTCGAATCAGGCATCGCCCTTTGTGCACAGATGGAATCCCACGGTATCTTTGACTCCGTAAAGCGCCGCCTCCGCCGGGGAAAGGGTGGCGGCGTAATCAATGAAGCGCACCGTGAAGCCGGATTCCTCCAGCCTTTCCTCAAAATCATTTCCGTAGACGCGGACGTGATCCCATTGGCCGAAGTGTTTCTTCCGCTCCGCGGGGGAGACGATGGAGAAGTCCTCGTAGGTCGGCCCCCGCTGCGGATAGTGGGGCACCTGGATCAGCGCCCAGCCGTCCGATTTCAGCACCCGCCGCATCTCCCGCATGGCCTGACGATCATCGGGGATGTGCTCCAGGACGTGGAAGCAGAACAGTACGTCAAAGCTCTCCGTCGGGTCCGGAAGGGCGGTGAGGTCGCCGTTGCGGTCCACGTACTTGCGGTGTAGGTCGAGACTGGTGTAATCGAGGTTGCGCTGCCGGTGAAAGAGGCGGTGGAGCGTCAGGTCGGGGGCGATGTGAAGCACCTTGAGAGGCTCACGGAACAGATCCGTCTCCCGGCGCAGGTAGATGAGTTCCAGACGCTGCCTCCGCGACGAGACGCAGCCGGGGCAGAGACGTTTCAAGCCGTGGGTGATGAAACGGCGAAAACGTCTCCCGCAGACCGGACATTCCACCCCGCCGCCGCGGTAAAAAAGCCCGCGGAATTTGAAGTAGAGCTGACGCAGATAGGATCTGAGGGAACTCGGAATCAGCCGTCCGAGAAGTTGCTTCACCGTCTACCTCCAGCACACCAGGCCGGTGGCCTCGTCGGGAAGGCGCTCCAGCTCCCGGCCGGTGAACTCGACCACGACCAGCTCGGTCAGAAAGACCACGGCCCGGCCCAGGTGCCCGCCGTACATCGCCCCGGAGTGGTCGGCCAGGCCGACGTGGAGGTGGGCGTGGCAGCGGCCCTCACGCCGGGAGACGTTCCCCAGGAGCGAGACTATCTCCAGGCCGCCGGTGAGCTCGCGCTCTTGGTAGGCGTGTGTTTCTTGGTCGTAGAAGCCGATGACCGCCTCCGCCACGGCCCCGATGCCCGAGATGAACCCCTGCGCGATGCCCTGCTCGTTGACCAAGCGATCAATGTAGGCCACCAGCTCCTCGCCCTTGGGGACGCGGACGAGAAACCGGCGCCCTTCGCTGAACTCGTAGAGGCCCACGCCCCTCCTTCTCCGCAGTTACATTTCAATCATACCACGTCGGCGGCGGGTGTTGGGGCTTCACCCGTGACCGTCCTGCCCGACCGGGGCGAGCGCTACCTCTCCACCGGCCTCTATTCCGGGCGGTCTCGAACGACCGGCGGTTGCGGCCTTGAACGGCCGGCGGTTTTCGGGTAGGATTGGGTATCCGTTCGACAACCAAGGAGCAACCATGCGCAAGATGTTTATCCTCCTGCCGCTGCTTCTGGCCCTGCCGAGCCTGGCCTTCTTCTCCGTGGGCGCCCGGGTCGGATACCTCATGCCGCTGGGCGATTACGGGAAAACCTTCTCCGGCGGATTCACCGGCGGCCTCAAGTTCGACCTCGGCATCCTCCCCTTCCTGGACACCTCCCTCAACATCACCTACGTCGAGGGCACGGTGAAGGAGAACTCCTACGGCATCCCCTCCACGGAGATGAACTCCATCGTGCCGATCTTCCTGCAGGCCAAATTCAAGCTGCCCGGCATCATCACCCCCTACGTCCTGGCCGGATTCGGGCTCTACTTCTACAGCCTGGAGTACACCAACGAGGACACCGGGAAGTACGTGGACGAAACGGGGGCCAAGTTCGGCTACAACGCGGGGCTGGGGCTGGAAATAGGCTTTCTCGGATTCATGGGGGCCTACGCGGACGGGACGTACCACTGGGCCGACACCGAGCCGGCGACCATCAACTCCCTCACCTTCCAGGCCGGATTTTACGTGGGATTCTAGCTTTCGGTGAACGAGCGTTCGGGGAGTCCGCGGGCTCCCCGTTCTGGTAGAATGTCACCGTAAACGGCCGTCGCGTTCGGAGCCGCGGTGAAAAAAATCGCCCTTCCGCTTCTGCTCCCCGCCCTCGCCGG
Encoded proteins:
- a CDS encoding prepilin-type N-terminal cleavage/methylation domain-containing protein — its product is MPDSTTSQTGFSLIEMLIASAILLIGVTGILLAIPGAEEGVAAGGMAGRAALYAKERLDSLAALDPTELARGARLAPYSDSPEGLYTRRWWVLSAELEPDLEGERLAEVLAESGLVPGDFDLPTGFFRLKVELLWRPPGGRLERMEVGQLVTPSR
- the purH gene encoding bifunctional phosphoribosylaminoimidazolecarboxamide formyltransferase/IMP cyclohydrolase, coding for MPRRALASVSDKTGLVDFLHRLKGVELLSTGGTAGVLREAGLSVIEVADYTGSPEILGGRVKTLHPRIHGGILSRRTEDDQRDLERIGSVEIDLVVVNLYPFAETVARGAAPEEAVEQIDIGGVALLRAAAKNFNHVVTLCDPADYPVVLEEINAGGVTLERRRDLAAKVFAHTATYDAAITGYLTRGEGLPELYIAAYRKGRELRYGENPHQPAAIYVPLAGGGGLASAEPLSGKALSFNNYWDIASAWNAVCDFSSPAATVVKHTNPCGLAEASTLERAYELALEGDPLSAFGSVVALNRTVDQKTAELIHDTRFIECAVASDYAPGVLELLTKKSQRRFIALGTPEPPTGLEGRFIPGGLLLQGVDDEWSSEERVVTKRAPTEEEWTALRFAWRAVKHVKSNAVVLACREKDGACWLVGVGAGQMSRVDSAIIAVRKAERRTRGSVAASDAFFPMPDGVEALTSAGVTAIIQPGGSKGDEAAIEVADRAGAAMVFTGTRHFRH
- a CDS encoding PPC domain-containing DNA-binding protein; translation: MGLYEFSEGRRFLVRVPKGEELVAYIDRLVNEQGIAQGFISGIGAVAEAVIGFYDQETHAYQERELTGGLEIVSLLGNVSRREGRCHAHLHVGLADHSGAMYGGHLGRAVVFLTELVVVEFTGRELERLPDEATGLVCWR
- the purD gene encoding phosphoribosylamine--glycine ligase, which codes for MRVFIVGGGGREHALAWGVSRSPRLEKLYAYPGNAGIAGIAEIPPLPGDEIGTLVDFARGAAIDLTIVGPEAPLDGGIVDEFGRAGLTIFGPTLAAARIESSKAFAKELMASVGVPTAPFGVFDDFNAAWKYGTTHRLPLVVKADGLAGGKGALICETPAKLEKALDAMLHTGAFGQAGKTVVIEEFLHGEEVSLFVLADGGGGTCVLASAQDYKRIGEGDTGPNTGGMGAYSPVSIVTDELVEHVMRTVVEPTLEGMTAVGHTFAGMLYAGLMLTENGPRIIEYNCRFGDPETQAIVPRVADDLLMLIYAAATGHLPVKQVNLTKKKAACVVLASEGYPGHIQTGHEIAGIGRDDYASVVFHSGTRVSKGKTVTNGGRVLGVTGMGATIRAAVHNAYKRAEKIRFKGKTLRKDIAWHELERLTNSSG
- the hslU gene encoding ATP-dependent protease ATPase subunit HslU, giving the protein MENKLMPLEPEEKRLSSDELTPRRIVTELDRYIVGQDDAKRSVAVSLRNRWRRLQLPPEIAFEITPKNIILIGPTGVGKTEIARRLARLVGAPFVKVEASKFTEVGYVGRDVESIIRDLTDIAMNMVREEERARVAELAEKRAEEKLLELLLPRPPVLPGPGASEEERKEYEEALAHHERSVEKLRGLLAAGELEDREVDVQVSSSDNPVLSAFSGAGLEGMGLDLGDMLSGLFPKKKKRVRLKVSEARRALVNEEAERLMDQEKVTREALARTETTGIVFLDELDKIVAGGTIHGPDVSREGVQRDLLPLVEGTTVKTKYGLVSTDHILFIAAGAFHQKKPSDLMPELQGRFPIRVKLHSLTKEDFTRILTEPKNALVKQYQSLLGTERLRLEFAPGAVERLAELAEYINTHTQDIGARRLHTVLEALLEEASFEAADLDREQKLIVTREYIDEKLESLAKDEDLSRYIL
- a CDS encoding methyltransferase domain-containing protein is translated as MKQLLGRLIPSSLRSYLRQLYFKFRGLFYRGGGVECPVCGRRFRRFITHGLKRLCPGCVSSRRQRLELIYLRRETDLFREPLKVLHIAPDLTLHRLFHRQRNLDYTSLDLHRKYVDRNGDLTALPDPTESFDVLFCFHVLEHIPDDRQAMREMRRVLKSDGWALIQVPHYPQRGPTYEDFSIVSPAERKKHFGQWDHVRVYGNDFEERLEESGFTVRFIDYAATLSPAEAALYGVKDTVGFHLCTKGDA
- the purE gene encoding 5-(carboxyamino)imidazole ribonucleotide mutase — its product is MSGKNEKRVAVLLGSASDKPVMDAAFEILTEFGVGFTGRVLSAHRTPAEVIRFVREAEAGGVEVFICGAGMAAHLAGTVAAHTTKPVLAVPLESGGLGGLDALLASVQMPGGIPVAVFALGRAGAENAALFAIGCLALSDKELASRLAEHREAQREKVRRDDGELQRELGDGK